Proteins from one Mycobacterium adipatum genomic window:
- a CDS encoding DUF2202 domain-containing protein, with the protein MPVFGNIAASEQRHHDAVGRLLKRYGVELETGDIADLSAAVEDSDKAVIRRVYENLLAASENHLRAFERQTSGRPVGGGRGWRPRWRGGDGCGATRSGGHGDGQRGGRGRPAR; encoded by the coding sequence GTGCCCGTCTTTGGCAACATCGCCGCCAGCGAGCAGCGTCATCACGACGCGGTCGGGCGGCTGCTCAAGCGGTACGGCGTCGAACTCGAAACCGGTGACATTGCTGACCTGTCCGCGGCTGTGGAAGACAGCGACAAGGCGGTCATCCGCCGGGTGTACGAGAACTTGCTCGCCGCATCGGAGAATCATCTGCGCGCATTCGAGAGGCAGACCTCAGGCCGGCCCGTTGGTGGCGGCCGAGGTTGGCGGCCACGCTGGCGCGGCGGGGATGGTTGCGGCGCCACCCGCAGCGGTGGACATGGTGACGGCCAACGCGGTGGACGGGGACGACCCGCCAGGTGA
- a CDS encoding amidohydrolase yields MGQQSILRAASLITMNPAQPRAEALAMDMDSGAIVAVGSLAQCQAAALHAPVQDLGPGVLMPGFIQAHDHPVPAAVLCEQPAQWIAPFMGFPTWHDVEALFDQLRRRTPAGQPLLFNGLDRLLLSIPMPDRASLDRYFPDHPVLILDITGHAVYFNSRATGLFGWMHAVPPKDTPDARWTRRPDGTAGGVGFETQATMMTLGAFLPGVVQSPLLNLGAWYSTLARNGFTAAGDLGFVTKLRAPMEHLAALPDCPVRYALYQATYDDDAHASLDFGELSGMISRVGYKIWMDGSPSIGTAAISVPYLDSARARIADVPVGTVPGSSVLNYTPDEFLTLIGQFADKDVQIATHIDGDVGIEVVLDGYERALQRHGLSVTDHRWRVEHFATPSREQCVRAGALGISASMSPFQALYWGDLYDGVVFEPEYGARWQPYRDAYDGGVRPTFHNDGYLSPPLPWLNIQNAVTRRSASGTVHGPEQSLTLDEALQAHTINAAWQQKRDHEIGSIAVGKLADLALLNTDPYTVDPAQLQDTMQFEGTWLSGRRVDLGRFMQSVKAIAHRHDGALIRGAQPHQC; encoded by the coding sequence TTGGGACAGCAATCGATTCTGCGCGCCGCCTCGCTCATCACCATGAATCCTGCTCAGCCGCGCGCCGAGGCCTTGGCGATGGATATGGACTCCGGCGCCATTGTCGCTGTGGGTTCGCTCGCGCAGTGCCAGGCCGCGGCTTTGCACGCTCCTGTGCAGGACCTCGGTCCAGGTGTGCTGATGCCGGGCTTCATTCAGGCACACGACCACCCGGTCCCCGCCGCGGTGCTCTGTGAGCAGCCCGCGCAGTGGATCGCACCGTTCATGGGATTCCCGACCTGGCACGACGTCGAGGCGCTGTTCGATCAGCTCCGTCGTCGGACACCGGCCGGGCAGCCGTTGCTCTTCAATGGTCTCGACCGTCTTCTGCTGTCGATTCCGATGCCTGATCGTGCGAGCCTGGACCGGTACTTCCCCGACCATCCGGTGCTCATCCTCGACATCACCGGCCACGCCGTGTACTTCAACTCGCGCGCCACAGGGTTGTTCGGCTGGATGCACGCCGTACCGCCGAAGGACACTCCGGACGCACGGTGGACCCGGCGACCGGATGGAACCGCGGGGGGTGTCGGGTTCGAAACCCAGGCGACGATGATGACGCTCGGCGCCTTCCTGCCGGGGGTGGTCCAGTCCCCGCTGTTGAATCTCGGTGCGTGGTACTCGACCTTGGCGCGGAACGGCTTCACTGCCGCAGGCGACCTCGGCTTCGTCACCAAACTGCGCGCGCCGATGGAGCACCTCGCAGCGCTGCCGGACTGCCCGGTGCGGTACGCCCTGTACCAGGCCACCTATGACGACGACGCGCACGCGAGCCTGGACTTCGGCGAGTTGTCCGGGATGATCTCCCGGGTCGGATACAAGATATGGATGGATGGCAGTCCGTCCATCGGCACGGCGGCCATCAGCGTGCCCTACCTGGACTCTGCCCGCGCCCGGATCGCGGATGTCCCCGTCGGAACCGTGCCCGGATCGTCGGTCTTGAACTACACGCCGGACGAATTCCTGACGCTGATAGGTCAGTTCGCCGACAAAGATGTCCAGATCGCCACCCACATCGACGGTGACGTGGGCATCGAGGTGGTGCTGGACGGCTACGAACGGGCCTTGCAACGTCACGGACTGTCGGTCACCGATCACCGCTGGCGGGTCGAGCACTTCGCCACGCCCTCCAGGGAACAATGTGTCCGGGCCGGAGCCCTGGGCATCAGCGCCTCGATGTCGCCCTTCCAGGCGCTGTATTGGGGGGACCTCTACGACGGGGTCGTCTTCGAACCGGAATATGGTGCTCGCTGGCAGCCCTATCGCGATGCCTACGACGGCGGCGTTCGACCCACCTTCCACAACGACGGCTATCTTTCGCCCCCGCTGCCCTGGTTGAACATTCAGAACGCCGTGACCCGGCGCAGCGCGTCCGGGACGGTGCATGGTCCCGAGCAGTCGCTGACCCTCGACGAGGCTTTGCAGGCGCACACGATCAATGCGGCCTGGCAGCAGAAGCGCGATCACGAGATCGGCTCGATCGCCGTGGGCAAGCTCGCCGACCTCGCCCTGCTCAACACGGACCCATACACCGTTGATCCTGCACAACTGCAAGACACCATGCAGTTCGAGGGAACGTGGCTGTCGGGTCGTCGCGTGGACCTTGGCCGGTTCATGCAGTCGGTCAAAGCAATCGCCCACCGCCACGATGGAGCCCTGATCCGGGGCGCGCAACCGCATCAGTGCTGA
- a CDS encoding NADPH-dependent FMN reductase yields MTENQVGAEAKVLVLVGSLRAASINKQLAELAVESAPEGVALQVFDRLGELPHYNEDIDTEDVAEPVRALRAAAAAAGAALVVTPEYNGSIPGVLKNAIDWLSRPWGDGALKDKPVAVIGTALGGYGGVWAHDETRKSFGIAGPRVIEDLKLSIPSKTFGDNHPRENAEVAANVREVVEKLAAEVN; encoded by the coding sequence ATGACCGAAAACCAGGTTGGCGCCGAGGCGAAGGTGCTGGTACTCGTCGGGAGCCTGCGCGCCGCCTCGATCAACAAACAACTGGCCGAACTCGCTGTCGAGTCGGCCCCCGAGGGTGTGGCGCTGCAGGTGTTCGATCGCCTCGGTGAGCTGCCGCACTACAACGAGGACATCGACACCGAAGATGTCGCGGAGCCGGTTCGGGCGCTGCGCGCGGCCGCGGCGGCCGCGGGCGCGGCGCTCGTGGTGACCCCGGAGTACAACGGCTCGATCCCCGGCGTGCTCAAGAACGCCATCGACTGGCTGTCGCGGCCGTGGGGAGACGGCGCGCTCAAGGACAAGCCGGTCGCCGTGATCGGCACCGCGCTGGGTGGCTACGGCGGGGTCTGGGCGCATGACGAGACCCGCAAATCCTTCGGCATCGCCGGCCCGCGGGTCATCGAGGATCTGAAGCTGTCGATCCCGTCCAAGACGTTCGGGGACAATCATCCGCGGGAGAACGCCGAGGTCGCCGCGAACGTGCGCGAGGTGGTCGAGAAACTGGCGGCCGAAGTCAACTGA
- a CDS encoding AAA family ATPase, whose amino-acid sequence MLSTVAFRGYRSLRDLVLPLGPLTVVTGANGTGKSSVYRALMLLADCGRGEVIGSLAREGGLQSVLWAGPEQTTGARRTGVTEGTTRTRPVSLELGFASDDLGYLVDLGLPQSSGFRSMFSRDPEIKREAVFAGPRLRPSSALVRRQGDYAEVADDTGRGFTELTRALPAHHSVLAEYAGALPELNAVRDRLRGWRFYDGFRVDAAAPARQPRVGTRTPVLSDDGADLAAALQTIIEVGHDDLARAVADAFDGATISVTDNDGLFELQLRQRGMLRALKPAELSDGTLRFLLWGAALFSPRPPSLMVLNEPETSLHPDLIPPLAAMICAAAANTQVVVVTHSGGMQERLAVADALTVELIKEWGETRVAGQTMLTAPPWDWGKR is encoded by the coding sequence GTGCTGAGCACCGTCGCCTTTCGCGGCTACCGTTCCTTGCGGGACCTCGTGCTGCCGTTGGGCCCGCTGACCGTCGTCACCGGCGCCAACGGCACCGGCAAGTCCTCGGTGTATCGCGCGCTGATGCTGCTCGCGGACTGCGGTCGCGGCGAGGTGATCGGCTCACTGGCCCGTGAGGGCGGGCTGCAGTCGGTGTTGTGGGCCGGCCCCGAACAGACGACGGGGGCACGTCGCACCGGTGTCACCGAGGGGACCACCCGCACTCGGCCGGTCTCCCTCGAACTCGGTTTCGCCTCAGACGATCTGGGCTATCTCGTGGACCTCGGGCTGCCGCAGTCCTCGGGGTTCCGCTCGATGTTCAGCCGCGATCCCGAGATCAAGCGGGAGGCGGTGTTCGCCGGTCCGCGGCTGCGACCCTCCTCCGCCCTGGTCCGGCGCCAGGGTGACTATGCCGAGGTGGCCGATGACACCGGGCGCGGGTTCACCGAACTGACCCGGGCACTGCCCGCCCATCACAGTGTGCTCGCCGAGTACGCGGGTGCACTTCCGGAACTCAACGCGGTGCGGGATCGGCTGCGCGGCTGGCGGTTCTACGACGGATTCCGCGTCGACGCCGCGGCCCCGGCCCGCCAGCCCCGCGTGGGCACCCGCACCCCGGTGCTCTCCGACGACGGTGCTGACCTTGCCGCCGCGCTGCAAACCATCATCGAGGTGGGCCATGATGATCTCGCCCGTGCCGTCGCCGATGCGTTCGACGGCGCCACCATCTCCGTCACAGACAACGACGGACTGTTCGAGTTGCAGCTGCGCCAGCGCGGTATGTTGCGTGCGCTCAAGCCCGCCGAGCTCTCCGACGGCACCCTGCGGTTCTTGCTCTGGGGCGCAGCGCTGTTCAGCCCCCGACCGCCCTCGCTGATGGTGCTCAACGAGCCCGAGACCTCACTGCACCCCGACCTCATTCCGCCGCTGGCGGCGATGATCTGCGCAGCCGCCGCCAACACGCAGGTCGTCGTGGTCACCCATTCCGGCGGCATGCAGGAACGGCTGGCCGTCGCAGACGCCCTGACGGTGGAGCTGATCAAGGAATGGGGCGAGACCCGCGTCGCGGGTCAGACCATGCTGACCGCGCCGCCCTGGGACTGGGGGAAGCGCTGA
- a CDS encoding TetR/AcrR family transcriptional regulator has translation MGAPDRLNALPLSTAAPAERGDAARNRALLLDAARKLIAERGADAVSMDDVAAEAGVGKGTLFRRFGSRSGLMIVLLDEDEVIEQQAFMFGPPPLGPGAPPLERLLAYGRSRLKFVHVHRALLSDAARDPHTRFNAPATLHHTHVRILLETAGTTGDLDAQADALTALLDADRVAHEMTERGRTLEQLGDAWETVARKLCGT, from the coding sequence GTGGGCGCCCCCGACCGGCTGAATGCACTGCCGCTGAGCACCGCCGCACCGGCCGAACGCGGCGATGCGGCGCGCAACCGTGCGCTGCTGCTCGACGCCGCCCGCAAACTCATCGCCGAACGCGGGGCCGACGCGGTCTCCATGGACGATGTGGCCGCCGAGGCCGGCGTCGGCAAGGGCACCCTGTTCCGCCGCTTCGGCAGCCGCTCCGGCCTGATGATCGTGCTGCTCGACGAGGACGAGGTGATCGAACAGCAGGCGTTCATGTTCGGCCCACCACCGCTGGGACCGGGCGCGCCGCCGCTGGAACGGCTGCTGGCCTACGGACGCAGCCGGCTCAAATTCGTCCACGTCCACCGCGCGCTGCTCTCCGATGCCGCACGTGATCCGCACACCCGCTTCAACGCGCCGGCGACGTTGCACCACACCCACGTCCGAATCCTGCTCGAAACCGCAGGGACCACCGGCGATCTCGACGCACAGGCCGATGCGCTGACCGCCCTGCTCGACGCCGACCGGGTCGCACACGAGATGACCGAGCGCGGCCGGACGCTCGAGCAGCTCGGCGATGCCTGGGAGACGGTGGCCCGCAAGCTCTGCGGCACGTGA